GTACTGGTATGACCGTCGCGGTCAAGCGCGAGCCGGGATGCGAACTATGCGAGCTGGCCGCGCCAGTCGCCTGGTCCGGCCCGAAGTTCAGCGTCATCATCGTCGACGACGCCAGCTACCCGGGTTTTTGCCGCATCATCTGGCGCGAGCACGTGCGCGAGATGAGCGACCTGGAGCAGCAAGACCGGCTGTTGCTGAACGAGGCCGTGTACCAGCTCGAGCTGGCGGTGCGCGAGGTGATGCAGCCGCTGAAGGTGAACGTCGCGAGCCTGGGCAACGTGGTGCCGCACCTGCACTGGCATGTCATTCCACGCTACGCCGACGACGCCCACTTTCCGGCGCCGGTGTGGGCCGCGGCCGCGCGCGAGCCCGATGCATCCACCTTGGCCGCGCGCCGCGCGCTGCTGCCCGAACTCGCAAGGGCGATTGCCCGCCGCTTCCATTAAACGAAAGCACCCATGCCCATTCCTCTCGACCTGGCGGTCCGCCAGAAATCCCGCGTCCTCGATATCAGCTTCGACGACGGCAGCAGCTTTTCCATTCCATTTGAACTGATGCGCGTGTATTCGCCCTCGGCCGAGGTCAAGGGCCATGGCCCGGGCCAGGAAGTGCTTCAGTTGGGCAAGCGCGAAGTCGGCATCACGGCCGTCGAGCCGGTCGGAAACTACGCCGTCAAGCCCGAGTTCAACGACGGCCACGCCAGCGGCATCTTTACCTGGGATTATCTCTACAAGCTCGGCAGCGAGCAGGGCGCGCTGTGGCAGGCCTACCTGGACCGTTTGCATGCGGCCGGTTTTGCGGGCGACAGCGGCCGCGAACCGGGCACCGTCTTGCCGGGCGCCGGCTCGGCCCCGAAGTCGGGCTGCGGGCACAGCCACTAGGGCGCGCGGCCGCCGCTGCCGCTTTCCAAAAACAAAGAGCACATCCAGGGATGTGCTCTTTTGTCATACATGCCCGCCAGGCGGGCAATGCAGTATTACGCTTGCGGCTGGATGTTCGAAGCCTGCTTGCCTTTTGGGCCAGTGGTGACGTCGAAGGTCACGCGCTGATTCTCTGCCAGCGACTTGAAGCCGTTAGCATTGATTGCCGAGAAGTGCGCGAACAGGTCTTCACCGCCGCCGTCTGGGGTGATGAAACCGAAACCTTTTGCATCATTGAACCACTTTACGATACCAGTCGCCATGTTAATTCTCTCCTGAAAGTTTGTCTGTTTTGTTCGCCCTGCCAGCGAACCTTCGGACTTACAGACCATGGCGCGCTTAACATTGCAAGGTTGATTATAAAGATAATTTGTTAAAACGGAAGCAAGATCTTTGAATCGTGCGAATCGTATGCCAAATACCACGGCCATTCGGTCCCCGAATGGCCGTTGTTTCAGAACGAGAATGGCACCCTGACCGTCAGCGAGACATCCGGGGTGTCGCGCGTGACGCCCGCGCCCACCGCCACGTTGAGCGAGCGCTTGTCGTTGAAGCGGTACGAGTAGCCCAGCAGCAGGGTACCGAGCTGGGTGCGCACCGCACCGGGCACCGAATTGCCGTTCTGCTTCATGCGTCCAACGGTGCTGTGATCGTAGCCCAGGCTGAGCGAAGCCTTGTCGTTGAGCGCCAGGCCCATGCCGAAGTTAAAGCCGATGATGCCGCCCGGCGCCAGTTCGCCCAGGGGCTCGCGCTCGCCGTCGCGCACCAGGCGGGTGATGCCGCTTTCCTTGAAATTGTGCAAATAGCTGATGTTGCCGAAGAACACCGCTGGATCGGACGGGAAC
Above is a genomic segment from Massilia sp. H6 containing:
- a CDS encoding cold-shock protein; translated protein: MATGIVKWFNDAKGFGFITPDGGGEDLFAHFSAINANGFKSLAENQRVTFDVTTGPKGKQASNIQPQA
- a CDS encoding HIT family protein; the encoded protein is MTVAVKREPGCELCELAAPVAWSGPKFSVIIVDDASYPGFCRIIWREHVREMSDLEQQDRLLLNEAVYQLELAVREVMQPLKVNVASLGNVVPHLHWHVIPRYADDAHFPAPVWAAAAREPDASTLAARRALLPELARAIARRFH
- a CDS encoding DUF971 domain-containing protein, which encodes MPIPLDLAVRQKSRVLDISFDDGSSFSIPFELMRVYSPSAEVKGHGPGQEVLQLGKREVGITAVEPVGNYAVKPEFNDGHASGIFTWDYLYKLGSEQGALWQAYLDRLHAAGFAGDSGREPGTVLPGAGSAPKSGCGHSH